One Dictyostelium discoideum AX4 chromosome 3 chromosome, whole genome shotgun sequence genomic region harbors:
- a CDS encoding BRD group protein has protein sequence MDHITMEEKINKKTKHIFSNNYDNILSDKQVQCIYKEFFNNNKDNNNNKRFNENGNQINQIDFNSNKEEEKEEKEEKEKEEDEDNITILDDVYYSLEYDFEDYIKYSKILTEKIEKERITQLFEQEKQNRLIRYHQRIQQQKVIKEQLNVNMELLEKRKLLETELSLKSNQLNQCQTQLQQFQSTMTLLQSQHQQTINKLKQTQSEQLQKRRNQQHQNLLKKQKIQKEKEEREQKEKEQKEKEQKEKEEQQQQLFLLQQQQQQEEESKTTNKKKRNSRTTSINRVFRSLLTDVKVPAKKFNGLKSEAQEEMYDQLDTVLNQLKDYSDHSFPFLTKVRPSEAPNYYEIIKKPMDLSLMTKKLKKLEYQSKFEFQLDLNLIFTNCRIYNTDPSGKVYVEHANKMEKKSKDLMKNVKDLDFSMDILKDIVDENKNNNNSNNSVDNNNSLKKGRTSTPNKKQKTSNSTTTTTTTTTTTTATTPNLLNTPLSSPPYTPCSPSTISTVSSTPTTPQSADCPLSPFQQQQQQQTQAQQQPTSNSPRNTTTTTTTITSPISPRETNKDVIMEEEEESSSSSLSSSSLALNSQNENGVNKSIEDSTGVKMESEESTNVKKEENQSGDCENQTTTTTTKEEGEEQQEQEDEEQQQQQQQQEEQTLEIENEEDIINNFNSEIESLNNDFSEKTLQLSIQIKEISEKTEHFKINNSKIQQNLDELPLADKLNLDINNAKELVDDNIELDDSEIIIPPYLNNNNNNCNNNNNNNDNNNNNNIDNDNDNNNNNSLENSFEIEKSKKINKFKELTKENRVRKLKYFLDQQSLPFNKREAFIRTPYFMNTFYNLDLQQQNQKQQQIFNQEINDNDDDNNNNNNNNNNNNNNNNNNNNNNNKPKVMSAIQKMDQDFMDLKVGFFPELTHLSNSIPIITPNYPITCKNSSIDNSVTTPSKSLLRLLNSSKSNNNSNNKKEKQCNYNREGEDDEGRGEEQKEKEEEKEDEDFPNIITNDIAYILLSKSIAKSIESESCLHGTTQETMLIFTDIVSSFIGKIGKLFNKYYSNNGLPNNKSTTTQTTPTTQLQPPPPPPSLSLPPSLLLNSIVTDIFGDSLGILLLKDYMIKKSKNQQIYDDPLFELEVEFENDHLQSDNILQNNNGDIDINESMEIDILGEDDIIDIDDTGLFGHYPRYIEEPAEITLFIDPKPIQKPTTNTTTNNNNNNNNNNNNNNNNNNNNNNNNNNNNNNNNNNNNNNNNNNSNSNNNNNNNNSNSNNNNNNNNNNNNNNNNNNNNNNNNNNNNNNNNNNSINNNNHNNNNNNNNNINNNNNNNNNNNNNNNNNNNINNNNNNNINNNNNNINNYNNNYNNNNNNNNNNNNNNNNNNNNNNNNNYPKPIQASTQTGNLGIQQQLQQQQLHQLQQQQQLQQQYQIQQQQLHLQQQQQQQQQLKLQQIQFQQMQQQQQQQQLQQQTRQPSQPQTPQMQSQPQTPQILSQPQQQLQQLQQQQLQQQQQLQQQQLQQQQLFQQQQQQQQQQQQQQQQQQQQQQQQQQLLHPQQMQIQQNLQQPLQQIQQQQQIQQQQQQQLQQQQQQQQQQQQQQQQQQQQQQQQQQQQQHHQQLQQLQPQQQQQLQQLQPQQLQQLQQLQQLQQLQQLQQLQPQQLQQLQQLQQLQPQQLQQPQQLQPQQLQQQQLQQQQQPQQQQQQPQQQPQQQPQQQQQPQYQTTFQSIASPKEKDKEREKEKEREREKEKDRKFKKVKKTESKKESKKSLNDSSNSDINTSVEQHSPLSPQPISSSKPTPPPVSSKQPQTTQSNTTTTQDSIPPIEQKKKRGRPQKKQ, from the exons atggaTCACATTACAATGGaagagaaaataaataaaaaaaccaaacatatttttagtaataattatgataatATACTATCAGATAAACAAGTTCAATGTATatataaagaattttttaataataacaaagataataataataataaacgattcaatgaaaatggaaatcaaataaatcaaattgattttaatagtaataaagaagaggaaaaagaagaaaaagaagaaaaagaaaaagaagaagatgaagataataTAACAATTTTAGATGATGTTTATTATAGTTTAGAATATGATTTTGAAGATTATATAAAGTATAGTAAAATTTTAACAGAAAAGATTGAAAAGGAAAGAATAACACAATTATTTGAACAAGAGAAACAAAATAGATTAATAAGATACCACCAAagaattcaacaacaaaaagttATAAAAGAACAATTGAATGTAAATATGGAATTATTAGAGAAGCGAAAACTACTAGAAACTGAACTCTCATTGAAAAGCAATCAACTAAACCAATGCCAAActcaattacaacaatttCAATCAACAATGACACTTTTACAAagtcaacatcaacaaacaatcaataaattaaaacaaactCAATCCGAACAACttcaaaaaagaagaaatcaacaacaccaaaaccttttaaaaaaacaaaaaattcaaaaagaaaaagaagaaagagaacaaaaagaaaaagaacaaaaagaaaaagaacaaaaagaaaaagaagaacagcaacaacaattatttttattacagcaacagcaacagcaagaAGAGGAATCAAAAACAAccaataaaaagaaaagaaattcaaGAACAACATCAATTAATAGAGTATTTAGATCACTATTAACTGATGTTAAAGTACCAGCAAAGAAATTTAATGGACTAAAATCAGAAGCACAAGAGGAGATGTATGATCAATTGGATACagtattaaatcaattaaaagattacTCTGATCATTCTTTTCCCTTTTTAACAAAGGTTAGACCATCAGAAGCTCCAAACTATTatgaaatcattaaaaaaccaATGGATCTTAGTTTAATgacaaagaaattaaagaaattagaatATCAaagtaaatttgaatttcaattggatttaaatttaatatttacaaattgcAGAATTTATAATACTGATCct tCTGGTAAAGTTTATGTTGAACATGCAAATAAGAtggaaaagaaatcaaaagatttaatgaaaaatgtaaaagatttagatttttctatggatattttaaaagatatagTTGAtgagaataaaaataataacaatagtaataatagtgttgataataataatagtttaaaaaaaggtagaacatcaacaccaaataaaaaacaaaaaacatcaaattcaactacaactacaacaacaactacaactaccaccactgcaacaacaccaaatttattaaatacaccattatcatcaccaccatatACTCCCTGTTCACcatcaacaatatcaacagtatcttcaacaccaacaacaccacagTCAGCTGATTGTCCTTTATCACcttttcaacaacaacaacaacaacaaacacaagctcaacaacaacctacATCAAATTCACCTAGAAAtacaaccactaccaccaccactatcaCTAGTCCTATATCACCTCGTGAGACAAATAAAGATGTTATAAtggaagaggaagaagaatcatcatcatcttcattatcatcatcatcattagcACTAAATagtcaaaatgaaaatggagttaataaatcaattgaagataGCACTGGTGTTAAAATGGAATCAGAAGAATCaacaaatgtaaaaaaagaagaaaatcaATCAGGAGATTGTGAAAATcaaactactactacaacaacaaaagaagaaggagaagaacaacaagagCAAGAAGATGaggaacaacaacaacaacaacaacaacaagaagaacaaACACTAGAAATAGAGAATGAAGAAGatatcattaataattttaatagtgAAATTGAgagtttaaataatgatttctCAGAGAAAACATTACAACTTTCAATACAAATCAAAGAGATTAGTGAAAAAACAGagcattttaaaattaacaattcaaaaattcaacaaaatttAGATGAATTACCATTAGccgataaattaaatttagatattaataatgcaAAGGAATTagttgatgataatattgaacTTGATGATTCTGAAATTATAATACCGCCCTaccttaataataataataataattgtaataataataataataataatgataataataataataataatattgataatgataatgataataataataataatagtttagaaaattcatttgaaattgaaaaatcaaaaaagattaataagTTTAAAGAGTTAACTAAAGAGAATAGAgttagaaaattaaaatattttttagatCAACAATCATTACCATTTAATAAGAGAGAGGCATTCATAAGAACACCTTATTTTATGAAtactttttataatttagatttacaacaacaaaatcaaaagcaacaacaaatttttaatcaagaaataaatgataatgacgatgataataataataataataataataataataataataataataataataataataataataataataataataaaccaaaagTAATGAGTGCCATTCAAAAAATGGATCAAGATTTTATGGATTTAAAAGTTGGATTTTTTCCAGAACTTACACATCTCTCAAATAGTATACCAATTATAACACCAAATTATCCAATTACTTGtaaaaattcatcaattgataattcagTAACAACTCCttcaaaatctttattaCGATTATTAAACTCTagtaaaagtaataataatagtaataataaaaaagaaaaacagtGTAATTATAATAGAGAAggagaagatgatgaaggaAGAGGAGaggaacaaaaagaaaaagaagaagaaaaagaagatgaagattttCCAAATATAATAACAAATGATATAGcgtatattttattatcaaaatcaattgcaaaatcaattgaaagtGAATCATGTTTACATGGTACAACTCAAGAGACAATGTTAATTTTTACCGATATTGTTAGTTCATTTATTGGtaaaattggaaaattatttaataaatattattcaaataatggtttaccaaataataaatcaacaacaacccaaacaacaccaacaacacaaTTACAACCGccgccaccaccaccatcattatcattacctCCATcccttttattaaattcaattgttaCAGATATTTTTGGTGATAGTTTaggtatattattattaaaagattatatgattaaaaaatccaaaaatcaacaaatctATGATGACCCTTTGTTTGAATTAGAGGTGGAGTTTGAAAATGATCATTTACAATCTGATaatattttacaaaataataatggggATATTGATATCAATGAATCTATGGAAATTGATATCCTTGGTGAAGATGATATCATTGATATAGATGATACA GGTTTATTTGGTCATTACCCAAGATACATTGAAGAACCTGCTGAAATTACATTGTTCATTGATCCAAAACCTATAcaaaaaccaacaacaaacacaacaactaataataataataataataataataataataataataataataataataataataataataataataataataataataataataataataataataataataataataataataataataataatagtaatagtaataataataataataataataatagtaatagtaataataataataataataataataataataataataataataataataataataataataataataataataataataataataataataataataataatagtattaataataataaccacaataataataataacaacaacaataatattaataataataataataataataataataataataataataataataataataataatattaataataacaacaacaataatattaataataataataataatattaataattataataataattataataataataataataataataataataataataataacaacaacaacaacaacaataataataataataataattatccaAAACCAATTCAAGCATCAACACAAACAGGTAATTTAggaattcaacaacaattacaacagcaacaattacatcaattacaacaacaacaacaattacaacagcagtatcaaattcaacaacaacaattacatttacaacaacaacaacaacaacaacaacaacttaaactacaacaaattcaatttcaacaaatgcaacaacaacaacaacaacaacaactacaacaacaaacaagaCAACCATCTCAACCACAAACACCTCAAATGCAATCACAACCTCAAACACCTCAAATATtatcacaaccacaacaacaattacaacaattacaacaacaacaactacaacagcaacaacaacttcagcaacaacaacttcaacagcaacagttgtttcaacaacaacaacaacaacaacaacaacaacaacaacagcaacaacaacaacaacaacaacaacaacaacaacaacaattactaCACCCACAGCAAATGCAAATACAACAAAATTTACAACAACCACttcaacaaatacaacaacaacaacaaatacaacaacagcagcagcagcaacttcaacaacaacaacaacaacaacaacaacaacaacaacaacaacaacaacaacaacaacaacaacaacaacaacaacaacaacaacaacaccatcagCAACTTCAACAGCTTCAAccacagcaacagcaacagcttcaacaacttcaaccacagcaacttcaacaacttcaacagcTTCAACAGcttcaacaacttcaacaacttcaacaacttcaaccacagcaacttcaacaacttcaacaacttcaacaacttcaaccacagcaacttcaacaaccacaacaacttcaaccacaacaacttcaacaacaacaacttcaacaacaacaacaacctcaacagcaacaacaacaaccacaacaacagccacaacaacaaccacaacagcaacaacaacctcaatATCAAACCACATTCCAATCTATTGCAAGCCCA aaagaaaaggataaagaaagagaaaaagaaaaagaaagagaaagagaaaaagaaaaggataGAAAGTTTAAAAAGGTTAAAAAAAcagaatcaaaaaaagaatcaaaaaaatcattaaatgattcaTCAAATAGCGATATTAACACTTCAGTTGAGCAACATTCACCACTTTCTCCTCAACCAATTTCATCTTCAAAACCAACACCACCTCCAGTATCTTCAAAACAACCACAAACAACGCAATCAAATACTACTACCACTCAAGATTCTATACCACCAATtgaacaaaagaaaaagagaggTAGAcctcaaaaaaaacaataa
- a CDS encoding SAP DNA-binding domain-containing protein, whose protein sequence is MISNKRKEIENINRHHEKDNDDDDSDGIDNGLLTYKKFKKDFDSGSTNYRELQIIAKSLGLASNGKKQLVYNRIEGYFLSKKVKNNLTNNETNQQEEKKEEEQQQPQPQEKQYILTFKDVEPVEIYFWKVFRNIVIFKHIFSNFKNKQYGYYDLIGCNGVFLNGKSNSMEIIIDNIKSNNNNQIIRNKYNITNIINKFKKNDEKTRSFYNLLFSRYSSTSTSLPIQLSSTIQFDEDIDKWIQRMIENVNFTALDQFIKFFKIDSEVIKKAIKIHVKPSVFGNTTYDKLKIYNYLKSINSIPTSHKLLPFISTDLSAFLSFDNKFKKLIKSYKRLIESTNLQERMEQQEQKEKIKIHPNNKKYYEKLNQKILELNEIQTSQFTNDQLNSTIKNLLNHTTPTSTSTSTSTSTSTLTLTLTPTTNLTITTSTASNNINLKDIIKKFYKSICLFFYCSVYSANERLFRKPLLYYLNFKKESVDKMYERVVNKWNGRSFDHQLFFQSILKDINIEKNEKFELILNVLDNKYVKTFEEYDHYIFFKAVFSSNDIELIDYFLKKIKQLQLNQTQKITKYPSIGKLIGDYCHLIDKKEILDFYFQNYRDECLFFKDQNEIWKQIQLELIEHYEYLMDSIGKRCKLDFYRWFDQNFLDRLNIAILKPSVYSIGFDGYFDIVSEGLVDSNIKDNKENSIINFLSNAQLKHPLSLEIFESSFNPYTSKMLTFIKFLFNNISKESIETKLKVINLKTDNKSFEEINSKIELTTTLTATTTTTTTTTTTKTTTTTTTTANLLSPKKSKDVGCLTIGKTESFNFTISIRMLLVCLYNLDRVDDIIYLFDKLPEVLFNPDYFSIFTNEYCIYGISSSYYLELFINYFIANINDNTINYLYNCLCIASKKGYTQIFKNIISSDQNSKYLLKIQTKSNQSSLFNSKLLNDIVVKSINSLNFELSNLLIDFIDFSAKDKNSLKMKILKLK, encoded by the coding sequence atgataagtaataaaagaaaagaaatcgAAAATATTAATCGACATCatgaaaaagataatgatgatgatgatagtgatggcattgataatggtttattaacttataaaaagtttaaaaaagattttgacAGTGGTTCAACAAATTACAGagaattacaaataattgcAAAATCATTAGGTTTAGCAAGTAATggtaaaaaacaattagtCTATAATAGAATTGAAggttattttttatcaaaaaaagtaaaaaacaatcttacaaataatgaaaccaatcaacaagaagaaaaaaaagaagaggaacaacaacaaccacaaccacaagaAAAACAATATATATTAACATTTAAAGATGTTGAACCagttgaaatttatttttggaaagTTTTTAGAAATATAGTAATATTTAAACacatattttcaaattttaaaaataaacaatatggttattatgatttaattggttGTAATGGAGTCTTTTTAAATGGCAAAAGTAATTCAATGGAAATAATTatagataatattaaaagtaataataataatcaaataataagaaataaatacaatattaccaatattattaataaatttaaaaaaaatgatgagaAAACAAGatcattttataatttattattttcaagatATTCATCAACCTCAACTTCACTACCAATACAACTATCTTCAACTATTCAATTCGATGAAGATATTGATAAATGGATTCAAAGAATGAttgaaaatgtaaattttACAGCACTAGatcaatttatcaaattttttaaaatcgaTTCAgaagttattaaaaaagcTATAAAAATTCATGTTAAACCATCGGTCTTTGGTAATACTACatatgataaattaaaaatttacaattacttaaaatcaattaatagtaTTCCAACATCACATAAATTATTGCCATTCATTAGCACCGATTTATCAGCATTTCTTTCATtcgataataaatttaaaaaactaataaaatcATATAAAAGATTAATAGAATCAACAAACTTACAAGAACGAAtggaacaacaagaacaaaaagaaaaaatcaaaatacaccctaataataaaaagtattatgaaaaattaaatcaaaaaatattagaattaaatgaaatacaAACATCACAATTTACAaatgatcaattaaattcaacaattaaaaatttattaaatcatacCACTCCAACCTCAACCTCAACCTCAACCTCAACCTCAACCTCAACCTTAACCTTAACCTTAACCCCAACAACCAatttaacaataacaacatcTACAgcaagtaataatattaatttaaaagatattattaaaaaattttataaatcaatttgtttatttttctattgcTCAGTATATTCAGCAAATGAAAGGCTTTTTAGAAAACCATTActctattatttaaattttaaaaaagaaagtgTAGATAAAATGTATGAGCGTGTTGTCAATAAATGGAATGGTAGAAGTTTTGatcatcaattattttttcaaagcatattaaaagatataaacattgaaaaaaatgaaaaattcgaattaatattaaatgttttagATAATAAATATGTGAAAACTTTTGAAGAATATGatcattatatattttttaaagcaGTATTTTCAAGTAATGATATAGAGTTAatagattattttttaaaaaaaataaagcaaTTACAACTTAATCAAACACAAAAAATAACTAAATATCCAAGCATTGGTAAATTAATAGGCGATTATTGTCATCTTAtcgataaaaaagaaatattagacttttattttcaaaattacagGGAtgaatgtttattttttaaagatcaaaatgaaatttggaaacaaattcaattagaACTTATTGAACATTATGAATATTTAATGGATAGTATTGGGAAAAGATGCAAATTAGATTTTTATCGTTGGTttgatcaaaattttttagatCGATTAAATATAGCAATTTTAAAACCATCAGTATATTCAATTGGTTTTGATGGTtattttgatattgtttCTGAAGGGCTAGTTGATTCGAATATAAAAGACAACaaagaaaattcaattattaactttttatcAAATGCACAATTAAAACATCCATTGAGTTTGGAAATTTTTGAATCTAGTTTTAATCCATATACAAGTAAAATGTTAACTTTTATcaagtttttatttaataatatttcaaaagaatcaattgaaacaaagttaaaagtaattaatttaaaaactgaTAATAAAAGCtttgaagaaattaatagtAAAATTGAACTCACAACCACATTGACagccacaacaacaacaacaacaacaacaacaacaacaaaaacaacaacaacaacaacaaccacagcAAATCTTTTATCACCTAAAAAGAGTAAAGATGTTGGATGTTTAACTATTGGTAAAACAGAATCAttcaattttacaatttcaatCAGAATGTTATTAGTTTGTCTTTACAATTTAGATAGAGTTGATGAtattatttatctttttgataaattaccagaggttttatttaatcctgattatttttcaatttttacaaatgaaTATTGTATATATGGTATATCATCAAGTTATTACCttgaattatttatcaattattttattgcaaatataaatgataatacaaTCAATTATCTTTATAATTGTCTCTGTATTGCATCTAAAAAAGGCTACActcaaatatttaaaaacataATATCATCCGATCAAAAcagtaaatatttattaaaaattcaaactaaatcaaatcaatcgtcattatttaattcaaaattattaaatgatatagttgtcaaatcaataaattcattaaattttgaactatcaaatctattaatagattttattgatttctctgcaaaagataaaaattctttaaaaatgaaaatattaaaattaaaataa
- a CDS encoding SAP DNA-binding domain-containing protein, translating to MISNKRKEIDTIDGHHEKDNDDDDSDGIDNGLLTYKKFKKDFDSGSTNYRELQIIAKSLGLASNGKKQLVYNRIEGYFLSKKVKNNLTNNETNQQEEKKEEEQQQPQPQEKQYILTFKDVEPVENYFWKVFRNIVIFKHIFSNFKNKQYGYYDLIGCDRSYLNDTSNSMEIIIDNIKSNNNHQIIRNKINIANIIHKFKKNDEKTKSFYNLLFSRYSSTSTSSTIQFDENIDKWIQAMIGHVNFTALDQFIKFFKIDSEVIKKVMKIHIDPSVFGNTTYDKLKIYNYLKSINSLPTSHTLLPFISTDLSKFLSFDNKFKKLIKSYKRLIESTNLQERMEQQKQKEKIKIHPSNIKYYEKLNQIILELNEIQTSQFTNDQLNSTIKNLLNHTTPTSTSTSTPNLTITSTASNNINLKEIIKKYYKSICLFFYCTVNSATEMFFRKPLLYYLNFKKESVDKMYERVVNKWNGRSFDHQLFFQSILKDINIEKNEKFELISNVLDNKYVKTFKEYDHYIFFKAVFSSNDIELIDYFLKILMQQPNKIQKITRYPNIGKLIGNYCNLIDKKEILDFYFQNYRDESLLFDDQNEIWKQIQLELIEHYEYLMDSIGKRCKLDFTPWFDQNFLDRLNRAILKPSVYSIGFDGYFDIVFEGLVDLNIKDNKENSIINFLSNAQLKHPLDLKFFESSFNPYKGKMLTFIKFLFNNISKESIETKLKVINLKTDNKNFEEIKSKIELTTTLTATTTTTTANLLSPKKSKDVGCLTIGKTESFNFTISIRMLLVCLYNLDRVDDIIYLFDKLPEVLFNPDYFSIFTNEYCIYGISSSYYLELFINYFIENLNNNTINYLYNCLCIASKKGYTQIFKNIISSDQNSKYLLKIQTKSNQSSLFDSKLLNDIVVKSINSSNFELSNLLIDFIDFSAKDKNSLKMKILKSK from the coding sequence atgataagtaataaaagaaaagaaatcgATACTATTGATGGACATCATGAAAAAgacaatgatgatgatgatagtgatggcattgataatggtttattaacttataaaaagtttaaaaaagattttgacAGTGGTTCAACAAATTACAGagaattacaaataattgcAAAATCATTAGGTTTAGCAAGTAATggtaaaaaacaattagtCTATAATAGAATTGAAggttattttttatcaaaaaaagtaaaaaacaatcttacaaataatgaaaccaatcaacaagaagaaaaaaaagaagaggaacaacaacaaccacaaccacaagaAAAACAATATATATTAACATTTAAAGATGTTGAACCagttgaaaattatttttggaaAGTTTTTAGAAATATAGTAATATTTAAACacatattttcaaattttaaaaataaacaatatggTTATTATGATTTAATAGGTTGTGATCGTTCCTATTTAAATGACACAAGTAATTCAATGGAAATAATTatagataatattaaaagtaataataatcatcaaataataagaaataaaatcaatattgccaatattattcataaatttaaaaaaaatgatgaaaaaacaaaatcattttataatttattattttcaagatattcatcaacatcaacttCTTCAACTATTCAATTcgatgaaaatattgataaatggATTCAGGCAATGATTGGACATGTAAATTTTACAGCACTAgatcaatttattaaattttttaaaatcgaTTCAgaagttattaaaaaagttatgaAAATTCATATTGACCCATCGGTTTTTGGTAATACTACatatgataaattaaaaatttacaattacttaaaatcaattaatagtCTTCCAACATCACATACATTATTGCCATTCATTAGCACcgatttatcaaaatttcTTTCATtcgataataaatttaaaaaactaataaaatcATATAAAAGATTAATAGAATCAACAAACTTACAAGAACGAAtggaacaacaaaaacaaaaagaaaaaatcaaaatacaTCCTAGTAATATAAAGtattatgaaaaattaaatcaaataattttagaattaaatgaaatacaAACATCACAATTTACAaatgatcaattaaattcaacaattaaaaatctaTTAAATCATACCACTCCAACCTCAACCTCAACCTCAACACCCAATTTAACAATAACATCTACAgcaagtaataatattaatttaaaagaaattattaaaaaatattataaatcaatttgtttatttttctattgcACAGTCAATTCTGCAACTGAAATGTTTTTTAGAAAACCATTActctattatttaaattttaaaaaagaaagtgTAGATAAAATGTATGAGCGTGTTGTCAATAAATGGAATGGTAGAAGTTTTGatcatcaattattttttcaaagcatattaaaagatataaacattgaaaaaaatgaaaaattcgaattaatatcaaatgttttagataataaatatgtgaaaacttttaaagaatatgatcattatatattttttaaagcaGTATTTTCAAGTAATGATATAGAGCTAatagattattttttaaaaatattaatgcaACAACCtaataaaatacaaaaaataacTAGATATCCTAACATTGGTAAATTAATAGGCAATTATTGTAATCTTAtcgataaaaaagaaatattagacttttattttcaaaattacagAGAcgaatctttattatttgatgatcaaaatgaaatttggaaacaaattcaattagaACTTATTGAACATTATGAATATTTAATGGATAGTATTGGGAAAAGATGCAAATTAGATTTTACTCCTTGGTttgatcaaaattttttagatCGATTAAATAGAGCAATTTTAAAACCATCGGTATATTCAATTGGTTTTGATGGTtattttgatattgtttTTGAAGGGCTAGTTGATTTGAATATAAAAGATAACaaagaaaattcaattattaactttttatcaaatgcacaattaaaacatccattggatttgaaattttttgaatctaGTTTTAATCCATATAAAGGCAAAATGTTAACTTTTATcaagtttttatttaataatatttcaaaagaatcaattgaaacaaagttaaaagtaattaatttaaaaactgataataaaaactttgaagaaattaaaagtaaaattgAACTCACAACTACATTGACAgccacaactacaacaaccacaGCAAATCTTTTATCACCTAAAAAGAGTAAAGATGTTGGATGTTTAACTATTGGTAAAACAGAATCAttcaattttacaatttcaatCAGAATGTTATTAGTTTGTCTTTACAATTTAGATAGAGTTGATGAtattatttatctttttgataaattaccagaggttttatttaatcctgattatttttcaatttttacaaatgaaTATTGTATATATGGTATATCGTCAAGTTATTACCttgaattatttatcaattattttattgaaaatctaaataataatacaatcaaTTATCTTTATAATTGTCTCTGTATTGCATCTAAAAAAGGCTACActcaaatatttaaaaacataATATCATCCGATCAAAAcagtaaatatttattaaaaattcaaactaaatcaaatcaatcatcattatttgattcaaaattattaaatgatatagttgtcaaatcaataaattcatcaaattttgaattatcaaatctattaatagattttattgatttctctgcaaaagataaaaattctttaaaaatgaaaatattaaaatcaaaataa